AGATAATAGTAGAATAAAAACAAGAGAGTTGGACATTAcaagaaattttgaaacaagaATCGTAGTTTTTGTGATAATTTAGAAAATCGGTTTAAAAACGTGCTATCTCTAAGCACATTGGAAACCAGATGGAACCTTCGTACCACACTGGTTAAAGAGAACACTCAGTGAAATAGGAACACGAAGATTAATAATGCCAAGGACATTAGCCTTCAAAGCGGTACAGAGACAGACCCCGGCATCGAGATTAACTAGACCTTTGATAAGGGCGCAACATTCGGCCTTTTGTGGTAGAGAAACCTTAACCAAATTCAACACGTTAGCACATACCTTGAGTTTAAGAGCATCTTTACAAGTGGGTTTGCGGTAAGGAGACGACGGTGGGGGTTTCTTGTTGGGGCTTTTGGACGGTGGTGGTGGACAAGGGGCCGATGTAGAGCTGACCAAAGTGAAGAAGATGACATTCAAAACAAGGAGAAGAGTAATCTTAGAGTAAGCCATTGATGAAGGAGTGAAGTTTTAAGAGTTTTCTCTTAGAAAGATATCTCTCTTGTTCTGTGGAGAAAATGGAAAGAGTGGTAAGGTTT
The nucleotide sequence above comes from Brassica napus cultivar Da-Ae chromosome A9, Da-Ae, whole genome shotgun sequence. Encoded proteins:
- the LOC106364447 gene encoding pEARLI1-like lipid transfer protein 1: MAYSKITLLLVLNVIFFTLVSSTSAPCPPPPSKSPNKKPPPSSPYRKPTCKDALKLKVCANVLNLVKVSLPQKAECCALIKGLVNLDAGVCLCTALKANVLGIINLRVPISLSVLFNQCGTKVPSGFQCA